From Cygnus olor isolate bCygOlo1 chromosome 7, bCygOlo1.pri.v2, whole genome shotgun sequence, a single genomic window includes:
- the ALOX5 gene encoding polyunsaturated fatty acid 5-lipoxygenase isoform X1 yields MPSYTVTVATGSQWFAGTDDYVYLSLEGTAGCSERHLLDKPFYNDFERGAVDSYDVTVEEDLGEIQLIKIEKRKYWYQDDWYLKYVTVKTPLGDYLEFPCYRWITDEKEIVLRDGRAKLPRDDKTQILKQHRRKELENRQKTYRWKEWHPGFPLSIDAHSHSELPRDIQFDNEKGIDFVLNYSKAMENLYINRFMHMFQSSWSDFADFEKIFVRISNTISEYVMQHWKEDFMFGYQFLNGCNPVLIRRCTEIPKKLPVTMDMVECSLERNLTLEEEVKQGNIFIVDYELLDGVDANKTDPCTIQYLAAPICLLYKNLENKIVPIAIQLGQKPGPENPIFLPSDATYDWLLAKIWVRSSDFHIHQTVTHLLRTHLVSEVFSIAMFRQLPAVHPLFKLLVPHMRFTIAINTKAREQLICECGLFDKANATGGGGHVQMVQKAMKDLTYSSLCFPDEIKAKGMDSKEDIPYYYYRDDGIKVWEAIKSFAEDVIHIYYETDEVVCEDVELQAFVKDIYMYGMRGVKAAGFPKMIKTREKLAEYLTVIIFTTSAQHAAVNFGQYDWCSWIPNAPPTMRCPPPTQKGTVTIEQIVESLPDRGRSCWHLGAVWALSQFQDNELFLGMYPDEHFVEKPVKEAMAKFRKNLDEIVSTITERNKSKKLPYYYLSPDRIPNSVAV; encoded by the exons GTTGACTCCTATGATGTGACAGTGGAAGAAGACCTTGGAGAAATTCAGCTAATAAAAATTGAGAAACGAAAATATTGGTACCAAGATGATTGGTACCTTAAGTATGTCACTGTAAAAACACCACTGGGTGATTATCTGGAATTTCCATGTTACCGTTGGATTACAGATGAAAAAGAGATTGTCCTTCGAGATGGAAGAG CAAAGCTCCCCCGGGATGACAAGACCCAGATTCTCAAGCAGCACAGACGCAAAGAGCTTGAGAACCGTCAAAAAACATATCG CTGGAAGGAGTGGCATCCTGGCTTTCCACTGAGCATTGATGCCCATTCTCACAGTGAACTGCCCCGTGACATCCAGTTTGACAATGAGAAAGGAATTGACTTCGTCCTGAACTACTCTAAAGC aatgGAGAATCTTTATATCAACCGGTTTATGCACATGTTCCAGTCCTCCTGGAGTGACTTCGCGGATTTTGAGAAGATCTTCGTGAGAATCAGCAACACAATCTCTG AATATGTGATGCAGCACTGGAAGGAAGATTTTATGTTTGGCTACCAGTTCCTGAATGGGTGCAATCCCGTGCTGATCCGGAGATGCACGGAGATACCCAAGAAGTTGCCAGTGACTATGGATATGGTAGAATGCAGTCTGGAGAGGAACCTGACCCTGGAGGAGGAAGTAAAG caaggaaacattttcattgtgGACTATGAACTGCTGGATGGTGTGGATGCCAATAAAACAGACCCATGCACAATACAGTACTTGGCTGCACCCATCTGTTTGCTGTACAAGAATCTGGAGAATAAAATTGTACCAATTGCGATCCAG CTTGGTCAAAAGCCTGGGCCAGAAAATCCCATATTCCTTCCTTCAGATGCCACGTATGACTGGCTGCTGGCCAAAATTTGGGTTCGCTCATCTGATTTCCACATCCACCAGACAGTGACCCATCTGTTACGGACACATTTAGTCTCAGAGGTGTTCAGCATAGCTATGTTCcggcagctgcctgctgtgcaTCCCCTCTTCAAG CTCTTGGTGCCACACATGCGGTTCACAATAGCCATCAATACCAAAGCCCGAGAACAGCTTATTTGTGAATGTGGCCTTTTTGACAAG GCAAATGCTACAGGTGGAGGAGGACACGTACAAATGGTTCAGAAAGCAATGAAGGATCTGACTTACAGCTCACTCTGCTTCCCTGATGAGATCAAAGCTAAAGGGATGGACAGCAAAGAGGATATCCCCTACTACTATTACCGGGATGATGGCATTAAAGTCTGGGAGGCTATAAAGAG TTTTGCAGAGGATGTGATTCACATCTACTACGAGACCGACGAGGTGGTGTGTGAGGATGTGGAACTCCAGGCCTTCGTCAAGGACATTTACATGTACGGGATGAGGGGCGTGAAGGCCGCAG GCTTTCCTAAGATGATCAAGACACGAGAGAAGCTAGCAGAGTATCTCACAGTGATAATATTCACCACATCAGCCCAGCATGCAGCTGTGAATTTTGGTCAG TATGACTGGTGTTCCTGGATTCCAAACGCCCCACCAACAATGCGCTGCCCTCCTCCGACACAAAAGGGAACAGTCACTATCGAGCAGATTGTGGAGAGTCTGCCAGACAGGGGACGTTCTTGTTGGCATCTTGGAGCTGTCTGGGCCTTGAGCCAATTCCAGGACAATGAA CTGTTTCTGGGCATGTACCCGGATGAACACTTCGTGGAGAAGCCAGTGAAAGAGGCTATGGCAAAATTCCGCAAGAATCTGGATGAGATTGTCAGCACCATCACCGAGCGCAACAAGAGCAAAAAGCTCCCTTACTACTACCTTTCCCCAGACCGCATTCCCAACAGTGTTGCTGTTTGA
- the ALOX5 gene encoding polyunsaturated fatty acid 5-lipoxygenase isoform X2 → MPARRHVPPTPGKAGKQRGRAGVDSYDVTVEEDLGEIQLIKIEKRKYWYQDDWYLKYVTVKTPLGDYLEFPCYRWITDEKEIVLRDGRAKLPRDDKTQILKQHRRKELENRQKTYRWKEWHPGFPLSIDAHSHSELPRDIQFDNEKGIDFVLNYSKAMENLYINRFMHMFQSSWSDFADFEKIFVRISNTISEYVMQHWKEDFMFGYQFLNGCNPVLIRRCTEIPKKLPVTMDMVECSLERNLTLEEEVKQGNIFIVDYELLDGVDANKTDPCTIQYLAAPICLLYKNLENKIVPIAIQLGQKPGPENPIFLPSDATYDWLLAKIWVRSSDFHIHQTVTHLLRTHLVSEVFSIAMFRQLPAVHPLFKLLVPHMRFTIAINTKAREQLICECGLFDKANATGGGGHVQMVQKAMKDLTYSSLCFPDEIKAKGMDSKEDIPYYYYRDDGIKVWEAIKSFAEDVIHIYYETDEVVCEDVELQAFVKDIYMYGMRGVKAAGFPKMIKTREKLAEYLTVIIFTTSAQHAAVNFGQYDWCSWIPNAPPTMRCPPPTQKGTVTIEQIVESLPDRGRSCWHLGAVWALSQFQDNELFLGMYPDEHFVEKPVKEAMAKFRKNLDEIVSTITERNKSKKLPYYYLSPDRIPNSVAV, encoded by the exons GTTGACTCCTATGATGTGACAGTGGAAGAAGACCTTGGAGAAATTCAGCTAATAAAAATTGAGAAACGAAAATATTGGTACCAAGATGATTGGTACCTTAAGTATGTCACTGTAAAAACACCACTGGGTGATTATCTGGAATTTCCATGTTACCGTTGGATTACAGATGAAAAAGAGATTGTCCTTCGAGATGGAAGAG CAAAGCTCCCCCGGGATGACAAGACCCAGATTCTCAAGCAGCACAGACGCAAAGAGCTTGAGAACCGTCAAAAAACATATCG CTGGAAGGAGTGGCATCCTGGCTTTCCACTGAGCATTGATGCCCATTCTCACAGTGAACTGCCCCGTGACATCCAGTTTGACAATGAGAAAGGAATTGACTTCGTCCTGAACTACTCTAAAGC aatgGAGAATCTTTATATCAACCGGTTTATGCACATGTTCCAGTCCTCCTGGAGTGACTTCGCGGATTTTGAGAAGATCTTCGTGAGAATCAGCAACACAATCTCTG AATATGTGATGCAGCACTGGAAGGAAGATTTTATGTTTGGCTACCAGTTCCTGAATGGGTGCAATCCCGTGCTGATCCGGAGATGCACGGAGATACCCAAGAAGTTGCCAGTGACTATGGATATGGTAGAATGCAGTCTGGAGAGGAACCTGACCCTGGAGGAGGAAGTAAAG caaggaaacattttcattgtgGACTATGAACTGCTGGATGGTGTGGATGCCAATAAAACAGACCCATGCACAATACAGTACTTGGCTGCACCCATCTGTTTGCTGTACAAGAATCTGGAGAATAAAATTGTACCAATTGCGATCCAG CTTGGTCAAAAGCCTGGGCCAGAAAATCCCATATTCCTTCCTTCAGATGCCACGTATGACTGGCTGCTGGCCAAAATTTGGGTTCGCTCATCTGATTTCCACATCCACCAGACAGTGACCCATCTGTTACGGACACATTTAGTCTCAGAGGTGTTCAGCATAGCTATGTTCcggcagctgcctgctgtgcaTCCCCTCTTCAAG CTCTTGGTGCCACACATGCGGTTCACAATAGCCATCAATACCAAAGCCCGAGAACAGCTTATTTGTGAATGTGGCCTTTTTGACAAG GCAAATGCTACAGGTGGAGGAGGACACGTACAAATGGTTCAGAAAGCAATGAAGGATCTGACTTACAGCTCACTCTGCTTCCCTGATGAGATCAAAGCTAAAGGGATGGACAGCAAAGAGGATATCCCCTACTACTATTACCGGGATGATGGCATTAAAGTCTGGGAGGCTATAAAGAG TTTTGCAGAGGATGTGATTCACATCTACTACGAGACCGACGAGGTGGTGTGTGAGGATGTGGAACTCCAGGCCTTCGTCAAGGACATTTACATGTACGGGATGAGGGGCGTGAAGGCCGCAG GCTTTCCTAAGATGATCAAGACACGAGAGAAGCTAGCAGAGTATCTCACAGTGATAATATTCACCACATCAGCCCAGCATGCAGCTGTGAATTTTGGTCAG TATGACTGGTGTTCCTGGATTCCAAACGCCCCACCAACAATGCGCTGCCCTCCTCCGACACAAAAGGGAACAGTCACTATCGAGCAGATTGTGGAGAGTCTGCCAGACAGGGGACGTTCTTGTTGGCATCTTGGAGCTGTCTGGGCCTTGAGCCAATTCCAGGACAATGAA CTGTTTCTGGGCATGTACCCGGATGAACACTTCGTGGAGAAGCCAGTGAAAGAGGCTATGGCAAAATTCCGCAAGAATCTGGATGAGATTGTCAGCACCATCACCGAGCGCAACAAGAGCAAAAAGCTCCCTTACTACTACCTTTCCCCAGACCGCATTCCCAACAGTGTTGCTGTTTGA